The following proteins are encoded in a genomic region of Dioscorea cayenensis subsp. rotundata cultivar TDr96_F1 chromosome 8, TDr96_F1_v2_PseudoChromosome.rev07_lg8_w22 25.fasta, whole genome shotgun sequence:
- the LOC120267909 gene encoding uncharacterized protein LOC120267909 codes for MAYRGPVMAPLEVERGAEGERWRHFDSSVNAVSFGFVATAILISMFLVMAIFERFLRPAPSLLDSPHRRFRGRSSDLNVQHHRPGLAGKLDFPSPKMSLYAKGVSVLMPGHDFPTFIAHPAPAPCPPERMPWPSHQAIPICGSTSNPQAI; via the exons ATGGCGTACAGGGGGCCAGTTATGGCGCCTCTGGAGGTCGAGAGGGGTGCGGAGGGGGAGAGATGGCGCCACTTCGACAGCTCCGTCAACGCTGTTTCTTTTGGCTTCGTGGCCACCGCCATCCTCATCTCCATGTTCCTCGTCATGGCCATCTTCGAGCGCTTTCTCCGCCCAGCTCCCTCTTTGCTCGACTCGCCTCATCGGCGGTTCCGAGGGCGCAGTTCCGATCTCAATGTTCAGCATCATCGGCCGGGACTTGCCGGCAAGCTTGATTTTCCATCCCCTAAG ATGTCTCTGTATGCAAAAGGTGTTTCTGTGTTGATGCCAGGGCATGATTTTCCCACCTTCATTGCCCACCCTGCTCCTGCACCATGCCCTCCTGAGCGGATGCCATGGCCATCCCACCAAGCTATTCCAATTTGTGGTTCTACATCAAATCCGCAGGCTATATGA
- the LOC120267611 gene encoding translation initiation factor IF-2 produces the protein MGCCLSIRHQRQAKDSSFRENPKVRNSHEPHLPGRDPPPEPEVETVKEVLSETPKPRVKDQQGTKPFPEDAAHGPTNAPDERSENDSVSENFSVQTTTTKKRGDEVDAREQRPRSRSPAKVQKKRSFSGELSCKRERCVEGGMLRRADGRTMSARETGPRSRDLGERSGRRSVSPAAKQRASGPQCRSLSAPRTSPRRVPPRRAQEVHGRGGLEAKESLENPLVSLECFIFL, from the coding sequence ATGGGCTGCTGCTTGAGCATACGGCACCAGCGCCAGGCCAAGGATTCCTCTTTCCGAGAGAACCCGAAGGTCCGGAACTCGCACGAACCCCACCTCCCGGGACGAGATCCGCCGCCGGAACCCGAGGTGGAGACTGTCAAGGAGGTCCTTTCCGAGACCCCTAAGCCCAGGGTCAAGGACCAACAAGGGACGAAGCCGTTCCCTGAGGACGCCGCTCACGGGCCAACCAACGCCCCCGACGAGAGATCAGAGAACGATAGCGTCAGCGAGAACTTCTCCGTCCAGACGACCACCACAAAGAAACGAGGCGATGAGGTCGACGCCAGAGAGCAGAGGCCGAGATCCCGCTCCCCGGCGAAGGTCCAGAAGAAGCGCTCCTTCTCCGGGGAGCTCTCGTGCAAGAGAGAGAGATGCGTTGAGGGAGGAATGTTGAGGAGGGCGGACGGGCGGACCATGTCGGCGAGGGAGACGGGCCCGAGGAGCAGGGACCTTGGGGAGAGGTCAGGGAGGAGGTCGGTGTCCCCAGCAGCGAAGCAGCGGGCTAGTGGGCCGCAATGCCGAAGCTTGTCGGCGCCGAGGACGTCACCACGGCGGGTGCCACCGAGAAGGGCGCAAGAAGTGCACGGCAGAGGAGGTTTGGAGGCGAAGGAGTCGCTGGAGAACCCACTTGTGTCCCTAGAGTGCTTCATCTTCCTTTGA